From a single Kitasatospora sp. NBC_00458 genomic region:
- a CDS encoding acyltransferase family protein — MATDRLLAQPGPTPDSGSGQQSQRPFTSRLPSLTGLRFPAALAVFAYHAALPIPTLRLFADDGTEFRFVDIADQAGGLGVAFFFVLSGFVLTWSARADDTATGFWRRRMVKIVPNYVVAWALAMVLFASTYTPARTAIVNLLMLQVWIPDFNTYFSVDPPSWSLGAEAVFYLSFPFLHRVFRKIRPERLVFWIAGAVAAIVATPAVAYLLLPDTPGVPGGYEGSVSQYWFSYVLPPVRMLDFALGMLVAHAVRSGRWRNIGMVWSGLLLVAGYIATHYVPYLYAQRVVTVVPIALLIAAAAIADNEGRFTVFRNRAMTWLGEISFAFYLLHFIVLTELRDLLGTRMFSTVEGIGLLLFAIAATVLVSWVLYRLVEAPITRRFSTPRRGRPAVRND, encoded by the coding sequence ATGGCCACCGACCGACTCCTCGCCCAGCCCGGGCCGACGCCCGACAGCGGGAGCGGACAGCAGTCGCAGCGCCCCTTCACCAGTCGTCTGCCGTCGCTGACCGGCCTGCGCTTCCCCGCCGCCCTTGCGGTCTTCGCCTACCACGCGGCCCTCCCCATCCCGACCCTGCGGCTCTTCGCCGACGACGGCACCGAGTTCCGCTTCGTCGACATCGCCGACCAGGCCGGCGGGCTCGGCGTCGCCTTCTTCTTCGTGCTCAGCGGCTTCGTGCTCACCTGGTCGGCCCGCGCCGACGACACGGCCACCGGGTTCTGGCGGCGAAGAATGGTCAAGATCGTCCCGAACTACGTGGTCGCCTGGGCGCTGGCCATGGTGCTGTTCGCGAGCACCTACACGCCGGCCAGGACCGCGATCGTCAACCTGCTGATGCTCCAGGTCTGGATACCCGACTTCAACACCTACTTCAGCGTCGACCCGCCGAGCTGGTCGCTGGGCGCCGAAGCCGTCTTCTACCTCTCCTTCCCCTTCCTGCACCGGGTGTTCCGGAAGATCCGCCCGGAGCGGCTGGTGTTCTGGATCGCCGGGGCGGTCGCGGCCATCGTCGCCACCCCCGCCGTCGCCTACCTGCTGCTGCCCGACACCCCGGGCGTCCCCGGCGGCTACGAGGGCTCGGTCTCGCAGTACTGGTTCAGCTACGTGCTGCCGCCGGTCCGGATGCTGGACTTCGCGCTCGGCATGCTGGTCGCCCACGCGGTGCGCAGCGGCCGCTGGCGCAACATCGGGATGGTCTGGTCCGGCCTGCTGCTGGTGGCCGGCTACATCGCCACCCACTACGTGCCCTACCTGTACGCCCAGCGGGTCGTCACGGTCGTCCCGATCGCCCTGCTCATCGCGGCCGCCGCGATCGCCGACAACGAGGGGCGGTTCACGGTCTTCCGCAACCGGGCGATGACCTGGCTCGGCGAGATCTCCTTCGCCTTCTACCTGCTGCACTTCATCGTGCTGACCGAACTGCGTGACCTGCTCGGCACCAGGATGTTCTCCACGGTGGAGGGAATCGGCCTGCTGCTCTTCGCGATCGCGGCGACCGTGCTGGTGTCCTGGGTGCTCTACCGGCTGGTCGAGGCCCCGATCACCCGGCGGTTCTCCACCCCGCGCCGCGGCCGGCCCGCCGTCCGGAACGACTGA
- a CDS encoding MFS transporter — MPPSAGAEQASGPRHSGLLLALLAFAQLIVSIDYNIVYVALPEIGDGLGFSAQNLQWVVSAYAVAFGGFLLFGGRASDLFGRRRMFVLGLLLYAGSSLIGGLATAQGLLVAARALQGLGGAFLFPATLALVVTSFAEGRERNRALSVWAAAGASGMIIGSLAGGVLTSAFGWEAVFYVNVPLAGGAALLAPRLIRADGPREQGRSFDLPGALTATAGATLVVFTLVQAPASGWTSPLVLTTAVLGLALVAAFLAIEARTADPLMPLRLFRNRNLSTGVVTTFLFMASFGTLLYFLTVYFQTVHEYSALRTGVAFLIPMACGFLGSMLGGRLATRFGARTTLAASFVLGALGTAVMALAMEPDGSYVSLLPGLVVLSLCQGVIFTTMFSASATGVHPYEQGIASGIVSTGQQVGSAVGLGVLVAIANSGTSGLTGEAFRSATTDGLRTAVLVATGGIVVLVLVAFGFERAPRPVAAAETPAESLA; from the coding sequence ATGCCCCCGTCCGCCGGCGCCGAGCAGGCGTCCGGGCCGCGTCACTCGGGTCTCCTCCTGGCCCTGCTGGCGTTCGCCCAGTTGATCGTGTCGATCGACTACAACATCGTCTACGTGGCACTCCCCGAGATCGGCGACGGCCTCGGCTTCTCCGCCCAGAACCTGCAGTGGGTGGTCAGCGCCTACGCGGTGGCCTTCGGCGGGTTCCTGCTCTTCGGCGGCCGCGCCTCCGACCTGTTCGGACGCCGCCGGATGTTCGTCCTCGGCCTGCTGCTGTACGCCGGCTCCTCGCTGATCGGCGGACTGGCCACCGCCCAGGGCCTGCTGGTCGCGGCCCGCGCCCTCCAGGGGCTCGGCGGCGCCTTCCTCTTCCCCGCCACCCTCGCCCTGGTGGTCACCAGCTTCGCCGAGGGCCGCGAGCGCAACCGGGCGCTCTCGGTCTGGGCGGCGGCCGGCGCCAGCGGCATGATCATCGGCTCGCTGGCCGGCGGCGTGCTGACCTCGGCCTTCGGCTGGGAGGCGGTCTTCTACGTCAACGTGCCGCTCGCCGGCGGCGCCGCGCTGCTCGCCCCGCGGCTGATCCGCGCCGACGGGCCGCGCGAGCAGGGCCGCTCCTTCGACCTGCCCGGCGCACTGACCGCCACCGCCGGCGCCACCCTGGTGGTCTTCACGCTGGTCCAGGCACCCGCCTCCGGCTGGACCTCGCCGCTGGTGCTGACCACCGCCGTCCTGGGCCTCGCCCTGGTCGCCGCCTTCCTGGCGATCGAGGCCCGCACCGCCGACCCGCTGATGCCGCTGCGGCTCTTCCGCAACCGCAACCTCTCCACCGGCGTGGTCACCACCTTCCTCTTCATGGCCTCCTTCGGCACCCTGCTGTACTTCCTGACCGTCTACTTCCAGACCGTGCACGAGTACAGCGCGCTGCGCACCGGCGTGGCCTTCCTGATCCCGATGGCCTGCGGCTTCCTCGGCTCGATGCTGGGCGGCCGGCTGGCCACCCGGTTCGGCGCCCGCACCACCCTGGCCGCCTCCTTCGTCCTCGGCGCGCTCGGCACCGCCGTGATGGCCCTGGCGATGGAACCGGACGGCTCGTACGTCTCGCTGCTGCCCGGCCTGGTCGTGCTCAGCCTCTGCCAGGGCGTCATCTTCACCACGATGTTCTCGGCCTCCGCGACCGGGGTGCACCCCTACGAACAGGGCATCGCCTCCGGCATCGTCTCCACCGGCCAGCAGGTCGGCAGCGCGGTCGGCCTGGGCGTCCTGGTGGCGATCGCCAACTCCGGCACCTCCGGACTGACCGGGGAGGCGTTCCGCTCGGCCACGACCGACGGCCTGCGCACCGCCGTCCTGGTCGCCACCGGCGGGATCGTCGTCCTGGTCCTGGTCGCGTTCGGCTT
- a CDS encoding NADPH:quinone reductase, which produces MHAAFITQHGPATDIRYGELPEPVPGPTDVLVDVAAVSVNPVDTFVRSGLFRTPVPFPFVIGRDLVGTVAEAGPGAPGFTPGDRVWSNSLGHGGRQGPTAERAVVPADRLYHLPPGVDGTGAVAVVHPAATAHLALFAHGGLRAGETVLVAGGGGNVGGALIVLAVEAGARVVATASAADADHCRGLGATEVLDYRSPDLPDRIRAACPDGIDVHLDTSGTNDLATAVDLLAPRGRIVLLAGARSRPELPAGQLYMKDGSIRGFVISHAGTGELAEAAATINRLLAAGRLRPRALETHPLAAAAETHRRLEKGGLNGRRAVLRPDL; this is translated from the coding sequence ATGCACGCAGCGTTCATCACCCAGCACGGACCGGCAACGGACATCCGCTACGGCGAACTCCCCGAGCCGGTCCCCGGGCCCACCGATGTCCTGGTCGACGTGGCCGCGGTCTCGGTCAACCCGGTCGACACCTTCGTCCGCTCGGGGCTCTTCCGCACCCCGGTGCCCTTCCCGTTCGTGATCGGGCGGGACCTCGTGGGCACCGTCGCGGAGGCCGGCCCGGGCGCCCCCGGCTTCACCCCCGGTGACCGGGTCTGGTCCAACAGCCTCGGCCACGGCGGGCGGCAGGGCCCGACGGCCGAACGGGCCGTCGTCCCCGCCGACCGGCTCTACCACCTGCCCCCGGGCGTGGACGGGACCGGCGCGGTCGCCGTGGTCCACCCGGCCGCCACCGCCCACCTCGCCCTGTTCGCCCACGGCGGGCTGCGGGCCGGCGAGACCGTCCTGGTGGCCGGCGGGGGCGGCAACGTGGGCGGCGCCCTGATCGTGCTGGCCGTCGAGGCCGGCGCCCGGGTGGTCGCCACCGCGAGCGCCGCCGACGCCGACCACTGCCGGGGCCTCGGCGCCACCGAGGTCCTCGACTACCGCTCCCCCGACCTGCCCGACCGGATCCGGGCCGCCTGCCCGGACGGCATCGACGTCCACCTCGACACCTCCGGCACCAACGACCTCGCCACCGCCGTCGACCTGCTCGCCCCGCGCGGCCGGATCGTGCTGCTCGCCGGCGCCCGCTCACGCCCCGAACTCCCCGCCGGACAGCTCTACATGAAGGACGGTTCGATCCGCGGGTTCGTCATCTCGCACGCCGGCACCGGTGAACTCGCCGAGGCCGCCGCCACGATCAACCGCCTGCTCGCCGCCGGCCGGCTGCGGCCGCGCGCCCTGGAGACCCACCCGCTCGCCGCCGCCGCCGAGACCCACCGGCGGCTGGAGAAGGGCGGGCTGAACGGCCGCCGGGCCGTCCTGCGGCCCGACCTGTAG
- a CDS encoding IS701 family transposase, with the protein MSGLALGTGLPVHGLPVHGLPVHGVLASGAPASGAPAHGVLASGVPVHGLPGQAAPASGPPAARQLPGGPGPGLDASHDVLLRELCAVLFASLPRSDQRQKGVQYLRGLLGARGRKSIRNIATVVGGQAAEQSLHHFITSSTWDWGPVRQALAQHLARIAPPQAYVLRPMVIPKAGDHSVGVDRRFIPALGQVLNAQQAVGVWAASESFSGPVNWRLHLPQAWLDNEPRRSQALIPDEVDAETLGDCALEAVLGLPARWGLPLRPVVTDARDTDGLRMVRRLRAERLPMLVRVGGSFPLLPVGPVLPGRPPGPGPAYRLMTAARELRRPVVWSGPAGGLRNGLIASVPVRLPGRGTGSGRDGRGGGELALVGVGAPGRLWPAELWLTDLVDLPAAALVRLARLTDRVARDFARTADRVGVRDFAGRSFSGWHRHITLASAAHAVAVLARGDDRRV; encoded by the coding sequence ATGAGCGGTCTCGCCCTGGGCACCGGCCTTCCGGTGCACGGCCTTCCGGTGCACGGCCTTCCGGTGCACGGCGTCCTGGCGTCCGGCGCCCCGGCGTCCGGAGCGCCCGCGCACGGCGTCCTGGCGTCCGGCGTCCCGGTGCACGGCCTCCCGGGGCAGGCCGCTCCGGCGTCCGGCCCTCCGGCGGCCCGGCAGCTGCCGGGCGGGCCCGGCCCGGGCCTCGACGCCTCGCACGACGTCCTGCTCCGGGAACTGTGCGCCGTGCTGTTCGCCTCGCTGCCCCGCAGCGACCAGCGGCAGAAGGGCGTCCAGTACCTGCGCGGACTGCTCGGCGCGCGCGGCCGCAAGTCGATCCGGAACATCGCCACGGTGGTCGGCGGCCAGGCCGCCGAACAGAGCCTGCACCACTTCATCACCAGCTCCACCTGGGACTGGGGGCCGGTCCGCCAGGCGCTGGCCCAGCACCTCGCCCGGATCGCCCCGCCGCAGGCGTACGTGCTGCGGCCCATGGTGATCCCGAAGGCCGGCGACCACTCGGTGGGCGTGGACCGCCGGTTCATCCCGGCCCTCGGCCAGGTGCTCAACGCCCAGCAGGCGGTCGGGGTCTGGGCCGCCTCGGAGAGCTTCAGCGGCCCGGTCAACTGGCGCCTGCACCTGCCGCAGGCGTGGCTGGACAACGAGCCCAGACGCAGCCAGGCGCTGATCCCGGACGAGGTGGACGCGGAGACCCTCGGCGACTGCGCGCTGGAGGCGGTGCTCGGGCTGCCGGCCCGCTGGGGCCTGCCGCTGCGCCCGGTGGTGACGGACGCCCGGGACACGGACGGGCTGCGGATGGTGCGCCGGCTGCGGGCCGAGCGGCTGCCGATGCTGGTCCGGGTCGGCGGCTCGTTCCCGCTGCTGCCGGTGGGGCCGGTGCTGCCGGGCCGGCCGCCCGGCCCGGGGCCCGCCTACCGGCTGATGACGGCGGCCCGGGAGCTGCGCCGGCCGGTGGTCTGGTCGGGCCCGGCCGGCGGGCTGCGCAACGGTCTGATCGCCTCGGTCCCGGTCCGGCTGCCCGGACGCGGTACGGGCTCCGGCCGTGACGGGCGGGGCGGCGGGGAGCTGGCGCTGGTCGGGGTGGGCGCGCCCGGGCGGCTCTGGCCGGCCGAGCTCTGGCTCACCGACCTGGTGGACCTCCCGGCGGCCGCCCTGGTCCGGCTGGCCCGGCTGACCGACCGGGTGGCCCGGGACTTCGCCAGGACCGCCGACCGGGTCGGGGTGCGGGACTTCGCCGGGCGCTCGTTCAGCGGCTGGCACCGGCACATCACGCTGGCCTCGGCGGCCCACGCGGTGGCGGTGCTGGCCCGCGGGGACGACCGGCGGGTGTGA
- a CDS encoding NAD(P)H-binding protein: MGKILVTGATGQVGAEVLAQLLAAGADVRAGARTPEKLAPTTAAETAVLDLTDPETYGPALAGVEKVFLYAVPQGTEGFLAAAKEAGVRHVVVLSSQTVVDAFPVQRPIVEMHRAVEAAVVASGIPHTLLRPHNFATNILMWGWPESIRAEGRIRFPYPGSHSDAIHEKDIAAVAVVALTQPGHENQAYFISGPASITQREQLAVLAETLGRPLEFEELTDAQAREALAPIVPVWVMDAVVGYWEGSDGVPTEVSDTVEKLTGRPARTFAEWARDHVADFTA, from the coding sequence ATGGGCAAGATCCTCGTCACCGGGGCGACCGGCCAGGTCGGCGCCGAGGTGCTGGCGCAGCTGCTGGCGGCCGGCGCCGACGTCCGGGCCGGCGCCCGGACCCCGGAGAAGCTGGCCCCGACCACCGCGGCCGAGACGGCCGTGCTCGACCTGACCGACCCGGAGACCTACGGACCGGCGCTGGCCGGGGTCGAGAAGGTCTTCCTCTACGCGGTGCCGCAGGGGACCGAGGGCTTCCTCGCGGCGGCGAAGGAGGCGGGCGTGCGGCACGTCGTGGTGCTCTCCTCGCAGACCGTGGTGGACGCCTTCCCGGTGCAGCGGCCGATCGTCGAGATGCACCGGGCGGTCGAGGCGGCCGTGGTCGCCTCCGGCATCCCCCACACCCTCCTGCGGCCGCACAACTTCGCCACCAACATCCTGATGTGGGGGTGGCCGGAGTCGATCCGCGCCGAGGGGCGGATCCGCTTCCCGTACCCCGGGTCGCACAGCGACGCGATCCACGAGAAGGACATCGCCGCGGTCGCCGTGGTCGCGCTGACCCAGCCCGGCCACGAGAACCAGGCGTACTTCATCAGCGGCCCGGCCTCGATCACCCAGCGCGAGCAGCTGGCCGTCCTGGCCGAGACGCTCGGCCGGCCGCTGGAGTTCGAGGAGCTCACCGACGCGCAGGCGCGCGAGGCGCTGGCCCCGATCGTGCCGGTCTGGGTGATGGACGCGGTGGTCGGCTACTGGGAGGGCTCCGACGGCGTCCCCACCGAGGTCTCGGACACGGTGGAGAAGCTCACCGGCCGGCCGGCCCGGACCTTCGCGGAGTGGGCCCGCGACCACGTGGCGGACTTCACCGCCTGA